A single genomic interval of Daucus carota subsp. sativus chromosome 1, DH1 v3.0, whole genome shotgun sequence harbors:
- the LOC108204511 gene encoding DEAD-box ATP-dependent RNA helicase 21 → MANLNGDDDLKNVKKPVFLTKAQREQLALQRRQDEVADQKRQLPPPPQQQHSDRDYNNSGNNSSSRHHRYDRDRERDRDRERDRERDRDRERERDREHKERERLREAKLAEREKEKELEAIKEQYLGSKKPKKRVIKPSEKFRFSFDWENTEDTSRDMNSLYQNPHEARLLFGRGFRAGMDRREQKKLAAKNEKELRDEIRKKEGVEENADEIEARRLKDQAAELYDTFDMRVDRHWSDKLLDEMTERDWRIFREDFNISYKGSRIPRPMRSWVESKLSSELLKAVDRAGYKTPSPIQMAAIPLGLQQRDVIGVAETGSGKTAAFVLPMLTYITRLPPITEENEAEGPYAVVMAPTRELAQQIEDETVKFAHYLGIKVVSIVGGQSIEEQGFKIRQGCEVVIATPGRLIDCLERRYAVLNQCNYVVLDEADRMIDMGFEPQVVGVLDAMPSSNFKPENEDEELDDKKIYRTTYMFSATMPPAVERLARKYLRNPVVVTIGTAGKATDLITQHVIMVKESEKMYRLQKLLDELGDKTAIVFINTKKSADSLSKGLDKAGYRVTTLHGGKSQDQREISLDGFRAKRFNVLVATDVAGRGIDIPDVAHVINYDMPGNIEMYTHRIGRTGRAGKTGIATTFLTLHDTEVFYDLKQMLIQSNSPVPPELSRHEASKFKPGSVPDRPPRRNDTVFAH, encoded by the coding sequence ATGGCGAATCTGAACGGCGATGATGATCTCAAAAACGTGAAGAAGCCCGTGTTTCTCACTAAAGCTCAACGCGAGCAGTTGGCTCTTCAACGCCGCCAAGACGAAGTCGCTGACCAGAAGCGTCAATTGCCTCCTCCACCTCAGCAACAACACTCTGATCGAGATTACAACAACAGCGGCAACAACTCCTCTTCCAGGCATCACCGTTACGACAGAGATCGGGAGAGAGATCGAGATAGGGAGAGGGAtagggagagagatagagatcgcgagagagagagagatagggaGCATAAGGAGagggagagattgagagaggcTAAGTTAGcggagagagagaaggagaagGAGTTGGAGGCGATTAAGGAGCAGTATTTGGGGTCTAAGAAGCCGAAGAAGAGAGTGATTAAGCCGAGTGAGAAGTTTAGGTTTTCGTTTGATTGGGAGAATACGGAGGATACGTCGAGAGATATGAATTCGTTGTATCAGAATCCGCATGAGGCAAGGCTTTTGTTTGGGAGGGGGTTTAGGGCTGGGATGGATAGAAGGGAGCAGAAGAAGCTTGCGGCGAAAAATGAGAAGGAGTTGAGGGATGAGATTAGGAAGAAGGAAGGTGTTGAGGAGAATGCGGATGAGATTGAGGCGCGGAGGTTAAAGGATCAGGCTGCCGAGTTGTATGACACATTTGATATGAGAGTCGATAGGCATTGGTCCGATAAGTTGCTTGATGAAATGACCGAGAGGGATTGGAGGATTTTTAGGGaggattttaatatttcgtaTAAGGGTTCAAGGATTCCCAGGCCTATGAGGAGTTGGGTGGAAAGTAAGTTGAGTTCGGAGTTGTTGAAGGCTGTGGATAGAGCTGGGTATAAGACGCCCTCGCCTATTCAGATGGCAGCCATTCCTCTTGGTTTACAACAGCGGGATGTTATTGGTGTTGCTGAGACTGGTTCGGGGAAGACTGCTGCTTTTGTTCTTCCTATGCTTACTTATATAACTAGGTTGCCTCCAATCACTGAAGAGAATGAGGCTGAGGGTCCATATGCGGTTGTGATGGCTCCCACTCGAGAACTTGCTCAGCAGATTGAGGATGAAACTGTTAAATTTGCTCATTATCTGGGGATTAAAGTTGTTTCCATTGTCGGTGGTCAGTCTATTGAGGAACAAGGGTTTAAGATTAGGCAAGGTTGTGAGGTTGTCATTGCTACTCCTGGGCGTCTTATTGATTGTTTGGAAAGGCGATATGCTGTTTTAAATCAGTGCAATTATGTTGTTCTTGATGAGGCTGATCGGATGATTGATATGGGTTTCGAACCTCAAGTTGTAGGAGTTTTGGATGCAATGCCTTCCAGCAATTTTAAACCAGAGAACGAAGATGAGGAgcttgatgataagaagatttaCCGCACAACTTACATGTTTAGTGCTACCATGCCACCTGCTGTTGAGCGCCTTGCTAGGAAGTACCTGAGGAATCCTGTTGTTGTTACTATTGGTACTGCAGGAAAGGCAACTGACCTTATTACTCAGCATGTTATTATGGTTAAGGAATCCGAGAAAATGTATAGGTTGCAGAAACTACTTGACGAACTTGGTGACAAGACTGCTATTGTCTTTATAAACACTAAGAAGTCAGCTGATTCGCTTTCCAAGGGCTTGGATAAGGCCGGATATCGGGTAACGACTCTACATGGTGGAAAGTCCCAAGACCAGAGAGAAATTAGCTTAGATGGTTTTAGGGCCAAGAGATTCAATGTTTTAGTGGCCACTGATGTAGCAGGACGAGGTATTGATATACCTGATGTGGCACACGTGATTAACTACGATATGCCTGGTAATATTGAAATGTATACACATCGTATCGGACGTACTGGGCGTGCAGGGAAGACGGGTATAGCCACAACGTTCTTGACTTTGCATGACACTGAGGTCTTTTATGACCTCAAGCAGATGCTTATTCAGAGTAACAGTCCCGTGCCACCGGAGTTGTCTAGACATGAGGCTTCGAAATTCAAGCCTGGTTCCGTTCCCGACAGACCTCCTAGACGCAATGATACGGTTTTTGCTCATTGA